One part of the Mesorhizobium sp. M4B.F.Ca.ET.058.02.1.1 genome encodes these proteins:
- a CDS encoding isoprenylcysteine carboxylmethyltransferase family protein gives MVDDVKFPDTTHAKYGLGNYQQIRRMVIAVLIVVLFAALLFGQSTFPPDTWVHESIEMLGVLLIFLGVVGRLWSTLYIGGRKSSEVVTGGPYSITRNPLYVFSTVAAAGVGAQIGSFTGIILFAALCAGAFHIVILREEKFLKEALGAPYQTYVARVPRFFPNLSLYDEGDTGSFKPRLLLTTLLDGLVFLVALPAFELIDGAQQSGVLPVLFRLP, from the coding sequence ATGGTCGATGACGTCAAATTCCCTGACACCACCCATGCAAAATATGGGTTGGGCAATTACCAGCAAATACGCAGAATGGTGATTGCGGTGCTGATCGTGGTGCTGTTCGCAGCGCTGTTGTTCGGCCAGTCGACCTTTCCGCCCGATACCTGGGTGCATGAGTCGATCGAGATGTTGGGTGTGCTGCTGATCTTCCTCGGCGTCGTCGGCCGCCTGTGGTCGACGCTCTATATCGGCGGACGCAAATCCTCCGAAGTGGTTACCGGCGGCCCCTACTCGATCACCCGCAACCCGCTCTATGTGTTCTCGACGGTCGCCGCCGCCGGCGTCGGGGCGCAGATCGGCTCGTTCACCGGGATCATCCTCTTCGCGGCCCTATGCGCCGGCGCCTTCCACATCGTCATCCTGCGCGAGGAGAAGTTCCTCAAGGAGGCGCTCGGCGCACCCTACCAGACCTATGTCGCGCGCGTGCCGCGCTTCTTTCCCAACCTCTCGCTCTACGATGAAGGCGATACCGGCAGCTTCAAGCCGCGCCTGCTGCTCACCACGCTGCTCGACGGGCTGGTGTTCCTGGTCGCCCTGCCGGCCTTCGAGCTGATTGACGGCGCGCAGCAGTCGGGTGTGCTGCCGGTGCTTTTCCGCCTTCCCTGA
- the pheT gene encoding phenylalanine--tRNA ligase subunit beta: protein MKFTLSWLKDHLETDASLTEIVERLTAIGLEVEHVDDKAGLKPFVIAKVLTAVQHPDADRLRVLTVDTGDGKPPVQVVCGAPNARAGLIGAFAAPGTYVPGIDVTLSVGKIRGVESHGMMCSERELEISDEHNGIIDLPADAPLGTSFAAYAHLDDPVIEINLTPNRPDATSVYGIARDLAASGLGRLVGGGIMPHAGTGMCPVKVKIEAPELCPGFALTLVRGVRNGPSPKWLQQRLLAIGLRPISALVDITNYVTFDRGRPLHVFDAAKVAGNLTVRRAKDGEQVLALDGREYTLTPEMCVIADEDGVESIAGIMGGEHSGCDENTTDVLIESALWDPITTARTGRTLGIISDARYRFERGVDPEFMVPGLELATKLVLDFCGGMPTEIEVAGYAGHRAKVVSFPLSEVRRLTGIEVPREEALAILTRLGFEPRSSGDDVEVKVPSWRPDVDGKADLVEEVMRIHGVDNIAPQPLGAHDAVNGRILTTLQIRTRAAKRALAVRGMMEAVTWSFIPAKHAELFGGGQTALKLANPIAADMSDMRPSLLPGLISAAQRNADRGIGDVALFEVSGTYEGDLPDQQRRVAAGVRRGTAKLDGSGRSWAGNSGPVGVFDAKADAIAALEACGAPVDRLQIEPGGPAWYHPGRSGTIKLGPKTVLGTFGEFHPKTLEALDVSGPLCGFEVYVDAVPEPKAKPTRTKPKLELSAFQAVKRDFAFVVDRTVEAGTLVRAALAADKKLVTGVSVFDIFEGASLGAAKKSIAIEVSIQPLEKTLTDEDFEALAKRIVENVNKQTGGVLRT, encoded by the coding sequence ATGAAATTCACCCTCTCCTGGCTCAAGGACCATCTCGAGACCGACGCGTCGCTGACCGAGATCGTCGAACGGCTGACCGCGATCGGCCTCGAGGTCGAACATGTCGACGACAAGGCGGGCCTGAAGCCCTTCGTCATCGCTAAAGTGCTGACGGCAGTGCAGCATCCCGACGCCGACCGGCTGCGCGTGTTGACGGTCGACACCGGCGACGGCAAGCCGCCGGTGCAAGTGGTTTGCGGCGCGCCGAACGCCCGCGCCGGCCTGATCGGCGCCTTCGCCGCGCCCGGCACCTATGTTCCCGGCATCGACGTGACGCTCTCGGTCGGCAAGATCCGCGGCGTCGAGAGCCACGGCATGATGTGCTCCGAGCGCGAGCTGGAGATTTCCGACGAGCACAATGGCATCATCGACTTGCCGGCGGATGCGCCGCTCGGCACCAGCTTCGCCGCCTATGCCCATCTCGACGACCCGGTGATCGAGATCAATCTGACGCCGAACCGGCCGGATGCGACCAGCGTCTACGGCATCGCACGCGACCTCGCGGCGAGCGGGCTCGGCCGGCTCGTCGGCGGCGGGATCATGCCACATGCCGGTACCGGCATGTGTCCAGTCAAGGTCAAGATCGAGGCTCCGGAGCTCTGCCCCGGCTTCGCGCTCACGTTGGTCAGAGGCGTGAGGAACGGCCCGTCGCCAAAATGGCTGCAGCAGAGGCTGCTCGCCATCGGGCTTAGGCCCATCAGCGCTCTGGTCGACATCACCAACTACGTCACCTTCGACCGCGGCAGGCCGCTGCATGTGTTCGATGCCGCAAAGGTCGCCGGCAACTTGACCGTACGCCGGGCAAAGGACGGCGAACAGGTACTGGCGCTCGACGGCCGCGAATACACGCTGACGCCCGAGATGTGCGTGATCGCCGACGAGGACGGCGTCGAATCCATCGCCGGCATCATGGGCGGCGAGCATTCCGGCTGCGATGAGAACACCACCGACGTGCTGATCGAGTCGGCGCTTTGGGACCCGATTACCACGGCGCGCACCGGCCGCACGCTCGGCATCATCTCCGATGCGCGCTACCGCTTCGAACGCGGTGTCGACCCCGAATTCATGGTGCCAGGCCTCGAACTGGCGACAAAGCTGGTGCTCGACTTCTGCGGCGGTATGCCGACGGAGATCGAGGTTGCCGGCTATGCCGGCCACAGGGCGAAGGTGGTTTCCTTCCCGTTGTCGGAGGTCAGGCGGCTGACCGGCATCGAGGTGCCAAGAGAGGAAGCGCTCGCTATCCTGACCCGCCTGGGCTTCGAGCCGCGCAGTTCGGGCGACGACGTAGAGGTGAAGGTGCCGTCCTGGCGGCCGGATGTCGACGGCAAGGCCGACCTGGTCGAGGAGGTGATGCGCATCCACGGCGTCGACAACATCGCGCCGCAGCCGCTTGGCGCGCATGACGCGGTCAACGGCAGGATCCTGACGACACTGCAGATCCGCACCCGCGCGGCGAAGCGAGCGCTGGCCGTGCGCGGCATGATGGAGGCCGTGACCTGGTCCTTCATTCCGGCAAAGCATGCCGAGCTGTTCGGCGGCGGCCAGACGGCGCTGAAGCTCGCCAACCCGATCGCCGCCGACATGTCGGACATGCGGCCTTCGCTGCTGCCTGGGCTCATTTCGGCGGCACAACGCAATGCCGACCGGGGCATCGGCGACGTGGCGCTGTTCGAAGTCTCCGGCACCTATGAAGGCGATTTGCCCGACCAGCAGCGGCGCGTCGCCGCCGGCGTGCGGCGCGGCACGGCCAAACTCGACGGCTCCGGCCGCAGCTGGGCCGGCAATTCCGGGCCAGTCGGCGTGTTCGACGCCAAGGCGGACGCGATCGCCGCGCTCGAAGCCTGCGGCGCGCCGGTCGACCGGCTGCAGATCGAGCCCGGCGGCCCGGCCTGGTACCACCCCGGCCGCTCCGGCACGATCAAGCTCGGGCCGAAGACGGTGCTCGGCACGTTCGGCGAGTTCCATCCGAAGACGCTGGAAGCGCTCGATGTCTCCGGGCCGCTCTGCGGCTTCGAGGTATATGTCGATGCGGTGCCGGAGCCAAAAGCCAAGCCGACACGGACCAAGCCGAAGCTGGAGCTCTCCGCCTTCCAGGCGGTGAAGCGCGATTTCGCCTTCGTCGTCGACAGGACGGTCGAGGCCGGCACGCTGGTGCGCGCCGCACTCGCTGCCGACAAGAAGCTGGTCACCGGCGTCTCGGTCTTCGACATCTTCGAGGGCGCGTCACTGGGCGCGGCCAAGAAGTCGATCGCCATCGAGGTGTCGATCCAGCCGCTCGAGAAGACGCTGACCGACGAGGATTTCGAGGCGCTGGCCAAACGCATCGTCGAGAACGTCAACAAGCAGACGGGCGGCGTGCTGAGGACTTGA
- a CDS encoding benzoate/H(+) symporter BenE family transporter, with product MRISIPISAFVAAIIGFGGTLAVVIAAAKAVGATQTETASGVTAICLAMAVECLWLSWRTKMPIITAWSTPGLALVAASSGFSVGEAVGAFIVTAVLLVATGLFKPLTQLIARIPPSVASGMLAGILVGFATNAFKAIPGDPWLILPLIAAFFVIRLFNPALSVLAVLIGGGLAAFLTGRVGGLPVPELSTLTLIAPHFTASAIIGLALPLYLVTMASQNLSGLAVLRAAGYHPEPGPLIGVTGFFSLLSAPFGGATSNLAAISAAICTGPDVHPDPAERWKTGPFYALAYFVFAVFGASLVAIFAVLPQSLIVLVAGLALIAPLTNALSIALKDEGHRMAAIVTFAVTASGLTLFGVGAAFWGLVAGMVVLFLEELKMRQSFQPLVRFWVRSS from the coding sequence ATGCGCATCTCCATTCCGATATCCGCTTTCGTTGCGGCGATCATCGGTTTCGGCGGCACGCTGGCCGTCGTCATCGCCGCCGCCAAGGCGGTCGGCGCGACCCAGACCGAAACCGCGAGCGGGGTGACGGCGATCTGCCTGGCGATGGCCGTCGAGTGCCTGTGGCTGTCCTGGCGCACGAAGATGCCCATTATCACCGCCTGGTCGACGCCCGGTCTGGCGCTGGTCGCGGCATCGAGCGGCTTTTCCGTGGGCGAGGCGGTCGGCGCCTTCATCGTAACTGCCGTCCTTTTGGTCGCCACCGGCCTGTTCAAGCCGCTGACCCAGCTGATTGCCAGGATTCCGCCGTCCGTTGCTTCCGGCATGCTGGCCGGCATCCTCGTCGGCTTCGCCACCAATGCCTTCAAGGCCATTCCCGGCGACCCCTGGCTGATCCTGCCGCTGATCGCGGCCTTCTTCGTCATCCGGCTGTTCAACCCGGCGCTGTCGGTGCTGGCGGTGCTGATCGGCGGCGGGCTGGCCGCCTTCCTGACCGGCCGTGTCGGCGGCCTGCCGGTGCCGGAACTGTCGACGCTGACGCTGATCGCGCCGCATTTCACGGCGAGCGCCATCATCGGGCTCGCGCTGCCGCTCTACCTTGTCACCATGGCTTCGCAGAACCTCTCCGGCCTCGCCGTGCTCAGAGCCGCCGGCTATCATCCCGAGCCCGGCCCGCTGATCGGCGTTACCGGCTTCTTTTCCCTGCTGTCGGCGCCATTTGGCGGCGCCACCTCCAACCTGGCGGCCATTTCGGCGGCGATCTGCACCGGGCCGGACGTCCATCCCGACCCCGCCGAACGCTGGAAGACCGGGCCTTTCTACGCACTCGCCTATTTCGTCTTCGCCGTCTTCGGCGCCTCGCTGGTGGCGATCTTCGCAGTATTGCCGCAGAGCCTGATCGTGCTGGTGGCGGGTCTTGCGCTGATCGCGCCGCTGACCAATGCGCTTTCGATCGCGCTCAAGGACGAGGGCCACCGCATGGCCGCGATCGTCACCTTCGCCGTCACCGCTTCGGGCCTGACGCTGTTCGGCGTTGGCGCGGCATTTTGGGGCCTGGTCGCCGGCATGGTTGTGCTTTTCCTCGAAGAACTCAAAATGAGACAATCATTTCAGCCTCTTGTCCGCTTTTGGGTGCGCTCGTCTTGA
- the pheS gene encoding phenylalanine--tRNA ligase subunit alpha: MSDMETLENSLMADIASAADEQAIEAVRVSALGKKGSVSEMLKTLGAMSAEERQVKGPAINGLKNRVTEALTARKAELKDVAIAARLAAETVDVTLPVRQSPAERGRIHPISQVIDEIAAIFGDLGFAIAEGPDVETDYYNFTALNFPEGHPAREMHDTFFFQPDEKGERKLLRTHTSPVQIRTMERQKPPIRIVIPGKTYRQDSDATHSPMFHQVEGLVIDRSANVANMKWVLEEFCKAFFEVPNVKMRFRPSFFPFTEPSLEVDIQCDRSRPGEVRFGEGSDWMEILGCGMVHPNVLRHGGLDPNEYQGFAWGLGIDRIAMLKYGMPDLRAFFDADVRWLSHYGFRPLDMPTLFGGLSA; this comes from the coding sequence ATGAGTGACATGGAAACTCTCGAAAATTCCCTGATGGCCGACATTGCGTCGGCCGCCGACGAGCAGGCGATCGAGGCGGTGCGTGTCTCGGCGCTGGGCAAGAAGGGCTCGGTCTCCGAAATGCTGAAGACGCTTGGCGCGATGAGCGCCGAGGAGCGGCAGGTGAAAGGCCCGGCGATCAACGGGCTGAAGAACCGCGTCACCGAGGCGCTCACGGCGCGCAAGGCGGAACTGAAGGACGTGGCGATCGCTGCCCGGCTGGCCGCCGAGACAGTCGACGTGACGCTGCCGGTGCGCCAGTCGCCGGCCGAGCGCGGCCGCATCCATCCGATCAGCCAGGTCATCGACGAGATCGCGGCGATCTTCGGCGACCTCGGCTTCGCCATCGCCGAAGGTCCCGATGTCGAGACCGACTATTACAATTTCACCGCGCTGAACTTCCCGGAAGGCCATCCGGCGCGCGAGATGCACGACACCTTCTTCTTCCAGCCGGACGAGAAGGGCGAGCGCAAGCTGTTGCGCACGCACACCTCGCCGGTGCAGATCCGCACCATGGAGCGGCAGAAGCCGCCAATCCGCATCGTCATTCCCGGCAAGACCTACCGGCAGGATTCGGACGCCACGCACTCGCCGATGTTCCATCAGGTCGAGGGTTTGGTGATCGACAGATCAGCCAACGTCGCCAACATGAAGTGGGTGCTGGAGGAGTTCTGCAAGGCGTTCTTCGAGGTGCCTAACGTCAAGATGCGCTTCCGGCCGTCCTTCTTCCCGTTCACCGAGCCGAGCCTCGAGGTCGACATCCAGTGCGACCGTTCGCGGCCCGGCGAGGTGCGCTTCGGCGAAGGCTCCGACTGGATGGAGATACTGGGCTGCGGCATGGTGCATCCCAACGTGCTGCGCCATGGCGGACTCGATCCCAACGAATACCAGGGCTTTGCCTGGGGCTTGGGCATCGACCGCATCGCCATGCTGAAATACGGCATGCCGGACCTGCGCGCCTTCTTCGACGCCGATGTGCGCTGGCTGTCGCATTACGGCTTCCGGCCGCTCGACATGCCGACGCTGTTCGGAGGCCTCTCCGCATGA
- a CDS encoding M48 family metallopeptidase, whose protein sequence is MTIGFFRNLTKPKPAPVVEREHKVAGRTLPLKIVENHRARRLTLRIDSGGQGLRITVPPGLRRGEVEKFLDRHQDWLEQRLAKVPTRPQVRPGIKIPVRGVAHRIVHDPSKRGTVTISRDERGPLLIVHGERVHLPRRIADYLKREAKREIEKLVVKHTEALGKRAKAIRFKDTSSRWGSCTSEGNLSFSWRIMMAPAPVINYLVAHEVAHLKEMNHGPKFWKLCEKLCPDTDRCKDWLKRNGGALQAIVFD, encoded by the coding sequence ATGACCATCGGGTTCTTCCGCAATCTGACGAAACCCAAGCCAGCGCCTGTCGTCGAGCGCGAGCATAAAGTCGCCGGTCGCACGCTGCCGCTCAAGATCGTCGAGAACCACAGGGCGCGCCGGTTGACGCTGCGCATCGATTCCGGCGGCCAGGGCCTGCGCATCACCGTGCCGCCGGGCCTGCGCCGCGGCGAGGTGGAGAAATTCCTGGATCGTCATCAGGATTGGCTGGAGCAGCGGCTGGCCAAGGTGCCGACAAGGCCGCAGGTGCGGCCGGGCATCAAGATTCCGGTGCGCGGCGTGGCGCATCGCATCGTCCATGATCCGTCCAAGCGTGGCACCGTCACCATCTCGCGCGACGAGCGCGGCCCGCTGCTCATCGTGCATGGCGAGCGCGTGCACCTGCCGCGCCGCATCGCCGATTATCTGAAGCGCGAGGCCAAGCGCGAGATCGAGAAGCTGGTGGTCAAACACACCGAAGCGCTCGGCAAGCGCGCCAAGGCGATCCGCTTCAAGGACACCTCCAGCCGCTGGGGCTCGTGCACCTCGGAAGGCAATCTATCCTTCTCCTGGCGCATCATGATGGCGCCGGCGCCGGTGATAAACTACCTCGTCGCGCATGAGGTGGCGCATCTGAAAGAGATGAACCACGGCCCGAAATTCTGGAAACTGTGCGAAAAGCTCTGCCCCGACACCGACCGCTGCAAGGACTGGCTGAAGCGCAATGGCGGCGCCCTGCAGGCCATCGTGTTCGATTGA
- the rplT gene encoding 50S ribosomal protein L20, with amino-acid sequence MARVKRGVTAHAKHKKVLKAAKGFYGRRKNTIRIAKQAVEKSLQYAYRDRKNRKRSFRALWIQRINAATHEHGLTYGRFIDGLNKAGIEIDRKVLSDMAIHEPQAFAALVAKAKVALEYLKNTTPNAFESAVA; translated from the coding sequence ATGGCACGCGTAAAGAGAGGCGTCACCGCTCACGCCAAGCACAAGAAGGTCCTGAAAGCCGCCAAGGGTTTCTACGGCCGCCGGAAGAACACCATCCGCATCGCCAAGCAGGCGGTGGAAAAGTCGCTGCAGTACGCCTATCGTGACCGCAAGAACCGCAAGCGTTCGTTCCGCGCGCTGTGGATCCAGCGCATCAACGCCGCGACCCACGAGCACGGCCTGACCTATGGCCGCTTCATCGACGGCCTCAACAAGGCCGGCATCGAGATCGACCGCAAGGTCCTGTCGGACATGGCCATCCACGAGCCGCAGGCTTTCGCCGCGCTGGTGGCCAAGGCCAAGGTCGCGCTCGAATACCTCAAGAACACCACGCCGAACGCTTTTGAAAGCGCTGTAGCCTAA
- a CDS encoding GFA family protein, producing the protein MTAPHTGGCRCGAVRFEASAEPHHISYCHCGDCRRASGAPVSAFVGFMADQVALDGKALKKFENGPVTRSFCGICGSPIAYVDGRLNGHIYFTLGAMDMPAYFKPTHHAHVREQLPFLHMPDDLPRHLKTSVPRPNGTQL; encoded by the coding sequence ATGACAGCGCCGCACACCGGCGGCTGCCGCTGCGGCGCGGTGCGGTTCGAGGCGTCAGCCGAGCCGCACCACATCAGCTATTGCCATTGCGGCGATTGCCGGCGGGCGAGCGGCGCGCCGGTGTCGGCCTTTGTCGGCTTCATGGCCGACCAGGTGGCGCTCGACGGCAAGGCGCTGAAGAAGTTCGAGAACGGCCCGGTGACGCGATCCTTCTGTGGCATTTGCGGCTCGCCAATCGCCTATGTGGACGGGCGGCTCAACGGCCACATCTATTTCACGCTCGGTGCCATGGACATGCCGGCCTATTTCAAGCCGACGCACCATGCCCATGTGCGCGAGCAGCTTCCCTTCCTGCACATGCCGGACGACTTGCCGAGACACCTGAAGACCAGCGTGCCCAGACCCAACGGAACACAGCTATGA
- a CDS encoding nucleotidyltransferase family protein, translated as MDHLRYSGLPFEEQRAAFLGIIATDPLIGETLARVRDLALPDWLMVSGALYNSVWNHLTGKPPGYGIKDVDLFYFDDADLSYEAEDAVIRRAALHFAGLALPVEVRNQARVHLWYPEKFGQECPRYASASESVSYFASKTHAVGVRYDAQGRLDLVAPFGLDDIFSFRITPNRALDNQRTHEVKGARAREYWPEIRMVAW; from the coding sequence ATGGACCATCTGCGCTATTCCGGCCTTCCTTTTGAAGAACAGCGCGCGGCGTTCCTCGGCATCATCGCGACCGACCCGCTCATTGGCGAAACACTGGCGCGGGTGCGTGATCTCGCGCTGCCGGACTGGCTGATGGTGTCGGGCGCGCTCTACAACAGCGTCTGGAACCATCTGACCGGCAAGCCGCCGGGCTACGGCATCAAGGATGTCGACCTGTTCTATTTCGACGATGCCGACCTTTCCTACGAGGCCGAGGATGCGGTGATCCGCCGGGCGGCGCTGCACTTCGCAGGGCTGGCGCTGCCGGTCGAGGTGCGCAACCAGGCGCGGGTGCATCTGTGGTATCCGGAGAAGTTCGGGCAGGAATGCCCGCGCTATGCGAGCGCAAGCGAGTCCGTCAGCTATTTTGCTTCGAAGACGCACGCGGTTGGAGTGCGGTACGATGCACAGGGGCGCCTCGATCTTGTGGCGCCGTTCGGGCTCGACGATATTTTTTCCTTCCGCATCACGCCTAATCGGGCGCTGGACAATCAGCGGACGCATGAGGTGAAGGGGGCGCGGGCGCGGGAGTATTGGCCGGAGATTCGTATGGTGGCCTGGTAA
- a CDS encoding DUF2852 domain-containing protein, with translation MNTTALIRPAWTPATIALMVIGFMVFWPLGFAMLAYIIWGDRLDGFKRDVNRATDGIFAGCRRGSDKAARWGHGSSRTGNVAFDDWREKELDRLAEERRKLDEMLTEFDEYARELRRAKDQDEFDRFMAQRNKPTAPTTTTGSTTSKRGKGSNLLDD, from the coding sequence ATGAACACAACTGCATTGATCCGTCCGGCCTGGACGCCGGCGACCATCGCACTGATGGTGATCGGCTTCATGGTGTTCTGGCCGCTCGGCTTCGCCATGCTCGCCTACATCATCTGGGGCGACCGGCTCGACGGCTTCAAGCGTGACGTGAACCGCGCTACCGACGGCATCTTCGCCGGCTGCCGCCGCGGCTCCGACAAGGCCGCGCGCTGGGGCCACGGCTCGTCGCGCACCGGCAACGTCGCCTTCGACGACTGGCGCGAGAAGGAGCTCGACCGCCTGGCCGAGGAACGCCGCAAGCTTGACGAGATGCTGACGGAGTTCGATGAATATGCCCGCGAGCTGCGCCGCGCCAAGGACCAGGACGAGTTTGACCGTTTCATGGCTCAGCGCAACAAGCCGACCGCTCCGACGACGACCACCGGGTCGACGACTTCGAAGCGCGGCAAGGGCTCGAACCTGCTTGACGACTGA
- a CDS encoding aldo/keto reductase: MQTRKLGTELEVFPVGLGCMGMSFGYGGQPEAEAIATLRRAIEIGVTFFDTAEVYGPYENEILLGKALKPVRDKVTIATKFGFKILEEGSGTDRMAGVDSRPQHVKAVAEASLKRLNTDVIDLYYQHRVDPNVPIEDTVGAMAELVREGKVRALGLSEASATTIRRAHAVHPISAVQSEYSLWSRDPEDEVFAVCRELGIGFVPYSPLGRGLLTGTIAKPDVLGAGDWRLGLPRFQAEAMAANAKVVATLEKMAAEKGVTSAQLALAWVLHQGDFIVPIPGARKIRHLEQNTAAAGVELSAAEVAAIGDALSPDKVVGKRYTEELMALVNG, encoded by the coding sequence ATGCAAACCCGCAAGCTTGGAACTGAACTCGAAGTCTTCCCCGTCGGCCTCGGCTGCATGGGCATGAGCTTCGGCTATGGCGGCCAGCCGGAAGCCGAGGCGATCGCCACGCTGCGCCGCGCCATCGAGATCGGCGTCACCTTCTTCGACACGGCCGAGGTCTATGGCCCCTACGAGAACGAGATCCTGCTCGGCAAGGCGTTGAAGCCGGTGCGTGACAAGGTGACGATCGCCACCAAATTCGGCTTCAAGATCCTGGAGGAGGGCAGCGGCACCGACCGCATGGCCGGCGTCGACAGCCGCCCCCAACATGTCAAGGCAGTGGCCGAGGCCTCGCTCAAGCGCTTGAATACCGATGTGATCGACCTCTATTACCAGCACCGTGTCGACCCCAACGTGCCGATCGAGGACACAGTCGGCGCCATGGCCGAGCTGGTGCGCGAGGGCAAGGTCCGCGCCCTCGGCCTCTCGGAGGCGAGTGCGACGACCATCCGCCGGGCGCATGCCGTGCACCCGATATCGGCGGTGCAGAGCGAATATTCGCTGTGGAGCCGCGACCCCGAGGATGAGGTGTTCGCCGTCTGCCGCGAGCTCGGCATCGGCTTTGTGCCCTACAGCCCGCTGGGACGCGGCCTGCTCACCGGCACGATCGCCAAGCCCGATGTCCTCGGCGCCGGCGACTGGCGCCTCGGCCTGCCGCGCTTCCAGGCCGAAGCCATGGCAGCCAACGCCAAGGTTGTTGCCACACTGGAAAAGATGGCGGCGGAGAAGGGCGTGACATCGGCACAACTGGCGCTCGCCTGGGTGCTGCACCAGGGCGATTTCATCGTGCCGATCCCCGGCGCGCGGAAAATCCGCCATCTGGAGCAGAACACGGCAGCAGCCGGGGTCGAATTGAGTGCTGCGGAGGTGGCTGCCATCGGCGACGCGCTGTCGCCGGATAAGGTGGTCGGCAAGCGCTATACCGAGGAGCTGATGGCGCTGGTGAATGGGTGA
- the infC gene encoding translation initiation factor IF-3, with amino-acid sequence MRRPFKAAAPTKDGPRSNRDIRVPRVQLIDAEGQNRGEVSINDALLLAEEAGLDLVEISPNAQPPVVKILDLGKLKYANQKKAAEARKNQKVIEIKEIKMRPNIDSHDYETKMKAVRRFFEEGDKVKLTLRFRGREMAHMELGMQLLNKVREEVAPIAKVEAEPKLEGRQMMMVLAPR; translated from the coding sequence ATTCGCAGACCTTTCAAAGCAGCGGCGCCCACCAAGGATGGGCCGCGCTCCAACCGTGACATCCGGGTTCCCCGGGTCCAGCTTATCGACGCCGAAGGCCAGAACCGTGGCGAAGTTTCCATCAACGACGCATTGCTGCTCGCCGAAGAAGCCGGGCTCGACCTCGTCGAGATATCGCCCAACGCACAGCCGCCCGTCGTAAAAATCCTCGATCTCGGCAAGCTGAAATACGCCAACCAGAAGAAGGCGGCCGAGGCGCGCAAGAACCAGAAGGTCATCGAGATCAAGGAGATCAAGATGCGCCCGAACATCGACAGCCATGACTACGAGACCAAGATGAAGGCGGTGCGCCGCTTCTTCGAGGAAGGCGACAAGGTCAAGCTTACGCTGCGCTTCCGCGGCCGCGAGATGGCGCATATGGAACTCGGCATGCAGCTTCTGAACAAGGTCCGCGAGGAGGTGGCGCCGATCGCCAAGGTCGAGGCGGAACCAAAGCTCGAAGGCCGCCAGATGATGATGGTGCTGGCGCCCCGTTAA
- the rpmI gene encoding 50S ribosomal protein L35: protein MPKMKTKSAAKKRFKITATGKVLSAAAGKRHGMIKRSNKFIRDARGTMVLAEPDGKKVIKNFLPNGL, encoded by the coding sequence ATGCCCAAGATGAAGACCAAATCGGCCGCCAAGAAGCGGTTCAAGATTACTGCCACCGGCAAGGTGCTGTCGGCTGCCGCCGGCAAGCGCCACGGCATGATCAAGCGTTCCAACAAGTTCATTCGCGATGCCCGCGGCACGATGGTTCTGGCTGAACCGGACGGCAAGAAGGTCATCAAGAATTTTCTGCCGAACGGCCTCTGA
- a CDS encoding alpha/beta hydrolase encodes MTANAPVYLDVEGTSIAVRQAQGAAPGIVWLGGYKSDMLGTKAETLAGWAAKDGRAFLRHDYSGHGESGGAFADGTISKWLAESLAVFRRFTQGSQILVGSSMGAWIALRMVQELRKTGDANVAGLVLLAPAPDFTAELIEPVLTEAQKHDLSEKGFFAEPSDYSAEPYIYTRALIEDGRRNLVMDGPIDTHCPVHILQGLADPEVPSSHALKLAALLPADDVTLSLIPDGDHRLSRPQDLDMLVRVVGDVVQRGP; translated from the coding sequence ATGACCGCCAACGCTCCCGTGTATCTGGATGTCGAGGGAACCAGCATCGCCGTCAGGCAGGCGCAAGGTGCCGCGCCCGGCATCGTCTGGCTCGGCGGCTACAAATCGGACATGCTGGGCACCAAGGCCGAGACGCTGGCCGGATGGGCGGCAAAAGATGGCCGGGCCTTCTTGCGCCACGATTATTCCGGACATGGCGAGTCCGGCGGCGCCTTCGCCGACGGCACCATCTCGAAATGGCTGGCCGAAAGCCTTGCTGTGTTTCGCCGTTTCACGCAGGGCAGCCAGATCCTGGTCGGCTCCTCGATGGGCGCCTGGATTGCGCTGCGCATGGTGCAGGAGCTGCGCAAGACGGGTGACGCCAACGTCGCCGGCCTGGTGCTTTTGGCGCCGGCGCCGGATTTTACCGCCGAGTTGATCGAGCCGGTGCTGACCGAGGCGCAGAAACACGATCTGTCCGAGAAAGGGTTCTTCGCCGAACCGTCGGACTATTCGGCCGAGCCCTATATCTACACCCGTGCTCTGATCGAGGACGGCAGGCGGAACCTGGTGATGGACGGGCCGATCGATACCCATTGCCCGGTGCACATCCTGCAGGGCCTCGCCGATCCGGAAGTGCCGTCCAGCCATGCGCTGAAGCTCGCGGCGCTCCTGCCGGCCGACGACGTGACGCTTTCGCTCATTCCTGACGGCGACCACCGCCTGTCACGGCCGCAGGATCTCGACATGCTGGTGCGGGTGGTGGGCGATGTGGTGCAGCGAGGCCCGTGA